The Acidobacteriota bacterium genome includes the window CCCGAAGGAGCAGCAGGATCGAGCTGCTATACGCTCACGCTGTCCGACGGCGACATCCTCATGGTGTGGGGTTTCGGCCTCCTGTACGGAACGCTGCACAAGGGCGGCGTCTTCCTCAACCGCTACGAGTTTCACCCCCTTTGGCTGCCGTTGGAGATGGTCCGGGAGCCCATTTGGAGGCCCGACATGATCCCGGCTGCACAGGCGCCTCCGTCGCCCCGCGTACCGGTTGACTTGACCGTCGCCGCCATTCGGCGCATCGCGGACTATGAGGAGTGGGCGCTCGCGCGCTGCGGTCTGGAGTATCGTCGCGCCATTCTGCGCCAATGGAAACGGCCTTCCGAGCGACTGCCGCCGCAGACCGTTCCTCAGGCTTGGCGCTCGCTCGCCGATGCAATCGACGGCCAACCGCACCGGCATCCCCCGCGCCGACCTGTTCCAGCGGCAGACGGGCCGTCTGTCGGCGAGGTTCGGGACTAGGAGCCTGTCCGGGAACTCAGCGTTGACCGATCCGGCGTCGTTCGCAGCCTTCGCCTGCCAAGAGCTGGGCCTGTTTTGCCAAGGGCTGGTATGCTCTCCCCGCACTCCTGGTGCGGCGCACCGAACTCACGGATTCGGTGTGTCGCGACGCAGGCACGGCGCCATGCTCGAGGAAATCGTCCGCTTCACCCGGGATCACCATCGCTTCGCCGTCACTTCTCACGCTCGCCCCGACGGGGATTCCATCGGGTCGGAGCTGGGATTGGGACTGGCCCTGGAAGCTCTTGGAAAGACGGTCACCATCGTCAACGCCGATCGCGTGCCGCGGGTCTACCGCTGGCTCCCAGGCGCCGAACGAGTTCGGACCGTCGACCGGTTGGAAGGGAATTGGGACGCCGTCTACGTCCTGGAGTGCAACGACCTGAACCGCCCCGGGGTCCGGAACCTGGATCGCTATCCGGTGGTCAACATCGATCACCATGCTCGCACCGAACCGTTCGGGACGTTCAACTGGGTGGACTCGGGAGCCGCGGCCGTCGCCGAAATGGTGTACCGGCTCCTGTTGGAACTGGAGGTGGCCGTCACGCCCGAAATCGCCACCAATCTCTATGTGGCGATTCTGACCGACACCGGCTCGTTTCGGTTTTCCAGCACTCATGCCGGGACCTTCCACACGGCTGCCCGCCTGACCGAAGCGGGGGCGGACCCGGGCTGGATCGCCCAGCAGGTCTACATGAACCAGCCGCGATCCCGGGTGGGTCTGCTGGTCAAGGTCCTGGACACTTTGGAGATCCATCCCTCCGGGAGGATCGCGTCGATCTACCTGTCGCAATCCATGTTGGCCGAAGCCGGAGCCACCGAAGAGGACGCTGAGGGTCTCGTGAACTATGCCCTGGGTCTGGAGGGCATCCGGATGGCGGCCTTGGTCCGCCAGGACAGGGACGGTCAGGTTCGGGTCAGCCTGCGTTCCAAGGGAGACTACGACGTAGGGATCGTGGCGTCCCGATTGGGTGGTGGAGGGCACCGAAATGCGGCCGGCCTGAGAATGGAGGGAGACACGGGCCATGTGGCCACGGAAGTCCTGGGCCGCCTGGAGCAGCTCTTGGATCCGGTTGACCAGGGATTCCCGGCATCTTGAGCAGACGGCGGACCCGGCGGCGCAGGGCCGCAAGCAATGCCGCCGGCCGCTCTCGAGGCGGCCCGCGCGGTCCCGCCCCGGACGGTGTCCTGGTCGTCGACAAGCCGGAGGGCCCCACCTCCCATGACGTCGTGGAATCGGCGCGGCGCTCGCTCGGGACCCGGGCGGGGCACACCGGCACCCTGGATCCCCTGGCGACCGGGGTCCTTCCCCTGGTCCTGGGAAAGGCGACTCGGCTGAGCCGTTTCTACCAGAACCAGGACAAGGAGTACCTGGCCGGAATCGGTCTGGGGAGGGCCACCGAAACCTATGACCGGGAGGGAGCGGTGGTCCGGGAAGGTCCCGTTCCCGACCTCTCGACCCGGGAGGTTCGGGAGTTGTTGGATCGATTCGTGGGCGAGATCCCCCAGCGTCCGCCGCTCTACTCGGCCGTTCGGGTCGGGGGCCGGCGGCTCTACGAATTGGCCCGGCGCAAGCAGCAGGGAGAGCCTCCCCTCCGCCATGTCAGGATTCATGGAATCGAGTTGTTGGAACGGGGCAGGGAGGAGTGGACGCTCCAGGTTCACTGTTCCGCCGGAACCTACATCCGATCCCTGGCTCACGACCTGGGCGAAGCGATCGGCTGCGGGGCTTTTCTGGAGAGTCTGAGACGGACTCGCTCCGGCTCCTTCGACCTGTCCCGGGCGGTATCGCCCGAACGGATGGGGGAGGAATGGGAGCGCGCCCATTTTCCCCTGGACGCGCTGCTTCCGGAGCTTCCCCAGGTCGAGTTGGAGGATCCCGAAGCGAAGCGGGTCCGGCACGGGGGACAGGTTGTTGTCGATCCGCCTCTCCCCGGCGGCTGGTGCCGGATCTTGCACGGAGGCCGCCTGGTGGCCCTCGGAGAAACGGACGCCGCGACGATTCAACCTTCAATCGTCCTGGACCCGCTGTAAGGAGATCGAGAGGGATGCCGGTGAAAGGGACCTTTCCGGAATTGGCGCCGCTGGTGGAAAGGCTGCGCGGGCGGCCGCGCTTCCTGGTCTTCACGGGAGCGGGCATCTCCACGGGATCCGGGATCCCCGACTTCCGGGGACCCCAGGGCGTCTGGAAGAAATGGACGCCGGTCTACTACCAGGAGTTCCTGAATTCCCGTGAGGCCCGGGTCCGGCACTGGCAGTACAAGCTGGAGGGCTGGGAGGGGTTCCGGGACGCCAGGCCCAACGCGGCCCATCGTGCGTTGTCGCGCCTGGACCGGCAGGGGCGTCTCAATGCCGTGGTCACACAGAACATCGACGGCCTTCACCAGTTGGCCGGACATCCCCCGGGAAGAGTCATCGAGTTGCACGGAACCAATCGGATGGTGGAGTGCACCGGCTGCGGCCTCCGGCAAGACCCGGACCCCGTCTATTCGGAGTTCGCCCGAACCGGCGATCCACCCCGCTGTTCCTGCGGCGGTTACCTGAAGCCGGCGACCGTCTCCTTCGGCCAAGCCATGCCCCGGGACAAATTGGCGTCGGCTTTTGAGGCGGCCGCCCGAGCCCAGGTGGTCTGTTCCATCGGATCCACGCTGGAAGTGGAACCGGCGGCCTCGGTGCCCCGGGCGGCCCGGCAGGGAGGCGCCTTCTACGCCATCATCAATCGAGGCGAAACCGCGCACGATCACATCGCCGATCTGAAGGTCGAAGCGGACGTCAACCGGATCCTGCCGGCGCTGGCCGAGCGGCTGGCGCGCCTCTCTTGATCCTCTCTTTCCCGCCGTAATAGACTGACGCGGCCCCGGCGCCGGAATTCTCCCATGCACTCTCACGACCCCATCCACGTCTGTTGGACCATCGACTGCGAGGCCACCCAGGAGGCCATCGACAACACCGCGTTGGGCATTCGCTCTCTTCGGGGTTTTTGCGACCTGTTGCTGGCGAGCGGTTGCGCCGGCACCCTGTTCGTGGTTCCGGGAGACGCCCGGGCCTATCCCTCGCTCCTGCGGGAGCTGGCCGGCGCCGGGTTCCAGATCGGCCTTCACTTCCATCCCCAGGAGGAGGGGCACCAGGACTATTGCGGCGCCTATACGGCCGAGGAACAGTACGCCATGTACCGCCGAGCCCTGGATCAGTTTGCCGACGCGGTCGGATTTGTCCCCGAGACCTTTCGAACCGGGAACTGTTCGGCGAACGACTCCACTTTCCCGGTGACCGAGAACCTGGGATTCACCAGTTGCTCCCATTCCATGCCGGGACGAAACATGCCCGGGCTCCGGAGCAACTGGGTCAACGCTCCCCTGAGCGTCCACTCGACTCACCGCGCGAACCGGCTCCTGGAGGGAGACATGCGGCTGGTGGAGGTCCCCGTCACCACCGATCCCGACTCCATGCTCTGGTCCGGAGGGCATCCCCAGGACCTCCGGGTGGAACTGTTCGACGCCAAGAATCACCGCTACATGATCGAAAAGGTCCTGTCGAGGGAGCAGGCCCGGCCTCCCGGCCTGGTCCGGACGTTGGTGGTCCTGACCCACAACATCTTCGACTATTCGGACCCCGCGGATTTTCGCCGGCACACCCTGCAACAGATGATCCGCGACTTTGGACAACTGGCGGAGCAGAAGGCAATCGAGCTGACTCCCTCGACCATCGGCGCGGCGGCCAGGGCTCACCGGCGCGCCGCCGGAACCGGACAAGAGGTCCACTGATGGGTGCCGGGCAATCCTCCTATCCCATTCGAGAGATCCCCTTCGGATCCATGGGCGGTCTCTACGACCAGGACGACGTCCAGGCCGCCCTGGAGGTGATTCAAGCGGCGGCGGGTGCCGGCGGCAGCTTCTTCCCCCTCCCCGAGGAGGGGGATTTTCAGAACGCCTTCGCCCGCCACGAGGGGGCGGACCATGCGGTGGCGGTCAACAGTTGCGGCACCGCCCTGGATCTCTGCATGATGGCGCTGGGCGTGGGTCCCGGAGACGAGGTGATCACCACCCCCCTCACCTTCGTCTGCACCGCCACCTGCGCACTGGCCCGGGGCGCCGAAGTGGTCCTGGCCGACGTGGACCCCGACACCCTCTGCCTGGATCCGGTCCAGGCGCGCCGCCGCATGACCGACCGGACCCGGGCCGTGATCCCCGTACACTTCGCCGGCCTGGCCGCCGACTGCGGCGCGTTCGAGCGCCTCACGCGCGAAACCGGAGTGGCCGTGGTCTACGACGCCGCCCACGCCGTCTCCACCAAGTGGCAAGGACGGCCCATCGGCGGCTTCGGACAGGCCAGTTGCTACAGCTTCCAGTCCAACAAGAACATGACGACCCTGGGGGAAGGGGGCGCCGTGACGACGGACGACGACGAGTTCGCCGAGAGCGTCCGCCGGATGAAGACCTTCGGCTATGTTTACGGCAAGGAGAGCCGTGTGGTCACCGTTGGATTCAACTACCGGATGACCAAGGTCCAGGCGGCGGTGGGAATCTCGCAACTCAGGAAGATCGACCAGGTGGTGGCCCGCCGCCTCGAGGTCTTCCGCGAGATGCAGCGGCAATTGGAAGGGGTGGAGGAGATCATCCGTCCCGCCGGGATCGAGCCCGGACACGGGTGCCACCTCTATGTGTGCCGCTTGGACACCGACCGGGTGCCTTTCGGCCGGGACGCTTTTCTGGGGACTCTCAAGCAGAAGTACCGGGTGAGTTGCGGCATCCACTACCCGCCGGTCTGGAACTGGGACGTCATGGCGCGGCGGGGCTACGGCGAGGCCGCGGCCGGCTGTCCCGCGGCGGCGCTGGCCGGCAATCAGGTCTTCAGCCTGCCCCTGTTTCCCCAGACCACGAACGAGGACTGCGCCTACCTGGCCTGGGCCCTGAAACAGAGTCTCCTGGAAACCGCATGACGGCGCGCAAGGTTCGCTGGGCCCTGGTGGGGGCCGGAGACCTGGCTCGAAAGCGGCTCGCCGCCGCGATCCGGTCGCAACCCGGCAGTATCTTGCGCAGCCTGGTCAGCCGGGACCCGGAGGGCCGGGCGCCGGACTTGAGGACGCTTGCGCCCCAGGCGGTCCAGGTCCGCTTCGAGGAGATGCTGGAGGACGATTCCGTCGACGCCGTCTACCTGGCGACGCCGGTCTTTCTGCACGCCCCCCAGGCCATCGCGGCCCTGAAGGCGGGCAAGGACGTCCTGGTGGAAAAACCCATGGCCATGGATCTCCGGCAGGCCCGGGAGATGTGCCGGGTCGCCCGGGACCGGGGCCGCAGGTTGTCGGTG containing:
- the truB gene encoding tRNA pseudouridine(55) synthase TruB; protein product: MSRRRTRRRRAASNAAGRSRGGPRGPAPDGVLVVDKPEGPTSHDVVESARRSLGTRAGHTGTLDPLATGVLPLVLGKATRLSRFYQNQDKEYLAGIGLGRATETYDREGAVVREGPVPDLSTREVRELLDRFVGEIPQRPPLYSAVRVGGRRLYELARRKQQGEPPLRHVRIHGIELLERGREEWTLQVHCSAGTYIRSLAHDLGEAIGCGAFLESLRRTRSGSFDLSRAVSPERMGEEWERAHFPLDALLPELPQVELEDPEAKRVRHGGQVVVDPPLPGGWCRILHGGRLVALGETDAATIQPSIVLDPL
- a CDS encoding polysaccharide deacetylase family protein, with the translated sequence MHSHDPIHVCWTIDCEATQEAIDNTALGIRSLRGFCDLLLASGCAGTLFVVPGDARAYPSLLRELAGAGFQIGLHFHPQEEGHQDYCGAYTAEEQYAMYRRALDQFADAVGFVPETFRTGNCSANDSTFPVTENLGFTSCSHSMPGRNMPGLRSNWVNAPLSVHSTHRANRLLEGDMRLVEVPVTTDPDSMLWSGGHPQDLRVELFDAKNHRYMIEKVLSREQARPPGLVRTLVVLTHNIFDYSDPADFRRHTLQQMIRDFGQLAEQKAIELTPSTIGAAARAHRRAAGTGQEVH
- a CDS encoding bifunctional oligoribonuclease/PAP phosphatase NrnA, whose amino-acid sequence is MSRRRHGAMLEEIVRFTRDHHRFAVTSHARPDGDSIGSELGLGLALEALGKTVTIVNADRVPRVYRWLPGAERVRTVDRLEGNWDAVYVLECNDLNRPGVRNLDRYPVVNIDHHARTEPFGTFNWVDSGAAAVAEMVYRLLLELEVAVTPEIATNLYVAILTDTGSFRFSSTHAGTFHTAARLTEAGADPGWIAQQVYMNQPRSRVGLLVKVLDTLEIHPSGRIASIYLSQSMLAEAGATEEDAEGLVNYALGLEGIRMAALVRQDRDGQVRVSLRSKGDYDVGIVASRLGGGGHRNAAGLRMEGDTGHVATEVLGRLEQLLDPVDQGFPAS
- a CDS encoding Sir2 family NAD-dependent protein deacetylase → MPVKGTFPELAPLVERLRGRPRFLVFTGAGISTGSGIPDFRGPQGVWKKWTPVYYQEFLNSREARVRHWQYKLEGWEGFRDARPNAAHRALSRLDRQGRLNAVVTQNIDGLHQLAGHPPGRVIELHGTNRMVECTGCGLRQDPDPVYSEFARTGDPPRCSCGGYLKPATVSFGQAMPRDKLASAFEAAARAQVVCSIGSTLEVEPAASVPRAARQGGAFYAIINRGETAHDHIADLKVEADVNRILPALAERLARLS
- a CDS encoding DegT/DnrJ/EryC1/StrS family aminotransferase, translating into MGAGQSSYPIREIPFGSMGGLYDQDDVQAALEVIQAAAGAGGSFFPLPEEGDFQNAFARHEGADHAVAVNSCGTALDLCMMALGVGPGDEVITTPLTFVCTATCALARGAEVVLADVDPDTLCLDPVQARRRMTDRTRAVIPVHFAGLAADCGAFERLTRETGVAVVYDAAHAVSTKWQGRPIGGFGQASCYSFQSNKNMTTLGEGGAVTTDDDEFAESVRRMKTFGYVYGKESRVVTVGFNYRMTKVQAAVGISQLRKIDQVVARRLEVFREMQRQLEGVEEIIRPAGIEPGHGCHLYVCRLDTDRVPFGRDAFLGTLKQKYRVSCGIHYPPVWNWDVMARRGYGEAAAGCPAAALAGNQVFSLPLFPQTTNEDCAYLAWALKQSLLETA